A region of the Brachybacterium sacelli genome:
CGGGCCGGGCTCACCGAGGTCGGCGAGCTGTTCGACCTCGACCTCGAGGACGACGACATCGACAGCGTCGGCGGACTGCTGGGCAAGGTGACCGGCCAGGTGCCGATCGTCGGCTCCCGCGCTGAGACGCACGGTCTCGTGCTCGAGGCCGAGAAGACCTCGGGACGGCGCCGCCGCCTGTCCACCGTGATCGTCTCCCGCGCCCCGGAGCAGGGCCCCCACCCCCACGATGCCCACCAGGAGAGCACCGATGACTGATCCCCTCACCCCCGCCGGCGGGGACGACCTCCGCCCCGCGCACCGCGCCGGTTTCGTCGCCCTGGTGGGCCGCCCCAACGTCGGCAAGTCCACGCTGACCAACGCCCTGGTGGGGGAGAAGGTCGCGATCACCTCCAGCAAGCCGCAGACCACTCGCCGCGCCATCCGCGGCATCGTCACCGGCGAGGACTCCCAGATCATCCTGGTCGACACCCCCGGCGTCCACCGCCCCCGCACCCTGCTGGGCGAGCGGTTGAACGATCTGGTGCGCGAGACCCTCAGCGAGGTCGACGTGGTCGGTTTCTGCCTGCCCGCCGACCAGAAGATCGGCCCGGGCGACCGCTTCATCGCCCAGGATCTCGCGGAGATGCGCAGCGGCCGGCGCGGCCCCCGGGTGGTCGCCGTCGTCACCAAGACGGACCTCGTCGGGCGCGACCGCCTTGCCGAGCACCTGATGGCCGTCGACCAGCTGCTGGACGTCGACGAGATCGTCCCGATCTCGGCCGTGACCGGGGAGCAGATCGAGCTGCTCGTCGAGGTCATCGCCCGGCAGCTGCCCGAGAGCCCGCAGCTGTACCCGGACGACCAGCTCACCGAGGAGTCCCGGGACGACCGGATCTCCGAGCTGATCCGCGAGGCCGCCCTGGAGGGGGTGCGCGAGGAGCTGCCGCACTCGATCGCCGTGGTCGTCGAGGAGGTCGTCGAGACCGACCCCGACGGCGACCCCTTCGCCGAGGTGGCTGAGGGTGAGGGCCGCCTGGTGGTGCGCGCGACGCTGTTCGTCGAGCGCGACAGCCAGAAGGGGATCATCATCGGCAGGGCCGGGGCCCGGCTGAAGGAGGTCGGCTCCCGCGCACGGGCCGAGATCAACCAGCTGATCGGCCGCACGGTGCATCTGGACCTGCGGGTCAAGGTCGCCAAGGAGTGGCAGCGCGATCCCAAGCAGCTGGGCCGCCTCGGGTTCTGAGGTGCCGCCGGTGCCGCGCGGAGCGAGGGCGTTCGCATCGTGAGCGTTCCGAAGCCCTCGGCTTGACGGTGCTACCGTGAGAATCATGCGTGGATCGCTGCTCCTGCTTAGCCGCCGCGACGGGACCTGAACGCCGGGACCCCGCCGCGGCTGACGTTGCGTCCGGCGACCGGTACCCCAGCGAGAAGGATCCCCTCATGACTGACTCCACGATCACCTCCGCCCCTGAGATCGCCGCCATCGGTGACGCGTCGGCCCCCGTCGTCGGCGCCTCGGGAGACGCCCCGCAGCAGCCCTCGGGCATGCCCACCCACAAGTACCTGCCCTTCCACGAGCAGATCCGGGTGGAGCTCCCGGACCGCACCTGGCCCACCCGCCGCATCTCTCGCGCCCCGCGCTGGTGCGCCGTCGACCTGCGCGACGGCAACCAGGCCCTCATCGACCCCATGAACTCCGAGCGCAAGCTGCGCATGTTCGAGCTGCTGGTGGCGATGGGCTACAAGGAGATCGAGGTCGGCTTCCCCGCCGCCTCGACGACGGACTTCGACTTCGTGCGCACCCTCATCGAGGAGGACCGTATCCCCGAGGACGTCTCGATCCAGGTCCTCACCCAGTCCCGCGAGCACCTGATCGAACGCACCTACCAGTCGCTGGAAGGGGCGAAGCGCGCCGTCGTGCACCTGTACAACTCCACCTCCGTGGTCCAGCGCGACGTCGTCTTCCGGGCCGACGAGGACACCGTTCTCGACATCGCCGTCCAGGGCGCGCTGCTGTGCAAGAAGTACGAGGAGACGATCCCGGACACCCAGATCACGTACCAGTACTCGCCGGAGTCCTACACGGGCACCGAGCTGGAGTACGCGCTGCGGGTGTGCAACGCGGTCATCGAGGTCATCAAGCCCACGCCCGAGGACCGCATGATCGTGAACCTCCCGGCCACGGTCGAGATGGCCACCCCCAACGTGTACGCGGACTCGATCGAGTGGATGCACCGCCACCTGGATCGTCGTGAGGCGATCGTGCTCTCGCTGCACCCGCACAACGACCGCGGCACCGGCGTGGCCGCCGCGGAACTGGGCTACCTCGCCGGCGCCGACCGCATCGAGGGATGCCTCTTCGGCAACGGCGAGCGCACCGGCAACGTCGACCTGGTGACCTTGGGCCTGAACCTGTTCACCCAGGGCATCGACCCGCAGATCGACTTCAGCGATCTCGACGAGGTGCGCCGCACCGTCGAGCACTGCAACCAGATGCCGGTGCCCGAGCGCAGCCCCTACGGGGGCGACCTCGTGTTCACCGCCTTCTCCGGCTCCCACCAGGACGCCATCAAGAAGGGCCTGGAGCGGATGCAGGGCGATGCGGAGACCCGCGGCGTCGACGTCGATGACCTCGTGTGGCGGGTGCCGTACCTGCCCGTGGACCCGAAGGACCTCGGCCGCTCCTACGAGGCGGTGATCCGGGTGAACTCGCAGTCCGGCAAGGGCGGCATGGCCTACCTGCTGCGCACGGAGCACGGCCTGGATCTGCCGCGCCGCCTGCAGATCGAGTTCTCCGGCATCGTCCAGCAGAGGACGGATTCCGACGGTGGCGAAGTGAGCCCGGACTCGCTCTGGGAGGCCTTCACCGACGAGTACCTGCCGGCCACCGAGGAGTCCAAGCGGTGGGGCCGCTTCGCGATCACCTCGATCCATCAGGAGTCCACCGGCGAGGGCGCGGACCGCATCACGGTCGTGCTGGTGGTCGGCGGCGAGGAGCACGAGGTCACGGGCATCGGCAACGGCCCGCTCGACGGCTTCGTCAAGGCCCTGGCCGAGCGCAAGATCGACGTGCGGATCCTCGACTACGCCGAGCACGCCCTCACCGAGGGCGACGACTCCCTGGCCGCCTCGTACATCGAGTGCGAGATCGGCGACCGGATCTTCTGGGGCGTGGGCGTGGACGGCTCCATCACCCGTGCGTCCCTCGAGGCGATCATCTCCGCCCTGAACCGGGAGCAGCGCGCGCAGCAGCGCTGAGGCGCAGCACCTCGTGCGGCGTGCCCCCGCGGCAACTGCCGCGGCGTCGTGAAAGGTACCGGGTGAGTGGCACCATTCACGACGTCGCACACCGGTCAGTCGCGCGAGGTCTCGCCGCCCGCGTCCCCGGCGAGGTGCGGGTCCCCAGCGAGATCCTCGTCGGGGAGCACCACCGGCATCTCCCCGGTCACGGTCGCGTGGGTGGGGATGGGCATGTCCCAGCCCGGCTCCTCGTCGATCGGCTGCGGCTCGTCGGGGGCGCCGCTGCGAGCGGTCAGCGTCACCCCGACGCTCGCCCCGACCACCAGGACCGCGGCCAGCACGCGCAGCGCCGTGGCGTCCTGTCCGATGATCAGCACACCGGTGATCAGCGCCAGGACTGGTTCGAGGCTCAGCAGGATGCCGAAGGCGTGGCGGGGCAGGCGCCGCAGTGCCGCCAGCTCGAGGGTGTACGGGAGGACGGAGGCCATGATCGCGGTGGCTGTCGCGAGCGCCAGCAGGCGCCAGTCCATGAGGCCGACGAGAGCGCCCTCGGTGCCCAGGGGCAGCACGGTCAGGGCGCCGACGGCCATGGCGATCGCGAGGCCGTCCTGTCCGGGCACCAGGCGACCCACCCGGGCACTGGTGAGCACGTACAGCCCCCAGAAGACCGCGGCGATGAGGGCGAACATCACCCCGACGAGGTCGAGGGACGCGGCCCCGGTGAGGGACTCGACGCCGAACAGGCTCACCCCGGCCAGGGCGAGCGCCACCCACAGCAGATCGCTGCGGCGGGTGGACAGGACCGCCGCGACGGTCAGCGGCCCGAGGAACTCGAAGGCGACGGCGGTGCCGAGCGGGATCCGGTCGATCGCGGCATAGAAGTTCCCGTTCATGCCGCCGACCACGACGCCGAAGAGGATCATGGCGATCCACTGCTGCCGGGTGAAGCTGCGGACCCTAGGGCGCACGATCACCAGCAGGATGACCGCAGCGATGGCCAGGCGCAGCGTGGTCGTGCCGAAGGCGCCGAGCTCGCCGAACAGCTGGGTCGCGAGCGCGGCACCGATCTGGAGCGAGCTGCAGGAGCCCAGGACGAAGAGGATGGGGGTCATCGGCAGGCCACCCCCGGCGCCGCCCGGAGTCGCACCCACTGCCGGCACGCTACCGGTCGAGGGGGAGGTCGAAGAAATAGTCACCCTGACACTGTGCCGCGGAGGTACCGCCACGTCTAGCGAATGTTTTCAAGGGGTACCATGAAGTAGAACTGCACGGTCGTCGGAGGTCGCCATGTTGAATCTGCATCGCCTGTTCCTGCTGCACGAACTGCACAGGCTGGAGACGATGTCGGCCGTCGCGCAGACCCATTCGATGTCGCCCTCGGCCGTGTCCCAACAGCTCTCACACCTGGAGCGGGAGACCAAGGTCACGCTGTTCGAGCAGGCCGGGCGCCGGGTCGTGCTCACCGATGCCGGGGCGCGGCTGGCCCGCCGGGCGGAGGAGATGCTGGGCCTGCTGGAATCCGCGGAGGGCGAGCTGAAGGACGCCCAGGGCGACGTCGGGGGCGTGTTGCGCGTCGCCTCCTTCCAGACCCCTCTGATCGCCCTCGCCCCGGCCGCCATCAGTGTGCTCGAGCAGCGTCACCCGCAGCTGCGGATCGAGCTGGCCCAGCGGGAGGTCGAGGGCGCCTACGAGGGACTGCTCGCCCATCGCTTCGAGGTAATCCTGGGGGAGGACTACCCGGGCGGGCAACGGGTGGTGCGACGGGGCACCGACCGGGAAGGACTGCTGCGCGACCCTATGCTGCTGGTGCTGCCCGACCACGGTCCGTGGTCGCGGGCGCGGACCATCGCGGACCTGGCCGACGCCCCGTGGGCACTGGACCCCGAAGGTGCCCGCACCGGGATCTGGGAGCGCACCTACCTGCGCACGGCCGGCGTCGAACCGTGGGTCCGCTTCGACACCCCGGATCCGCTGCTGCAGGTCCACCTGGTCCGCTCCGGGCACGCCGTCGCCTTCGTCCCGGGGATCATCGCCTCCGAACATCTCGGCGGCACCCGCCCGGTGCGTCTGCCCGGCGATCCCCATCGCTCGCTCTACACCGCGGCCCGGGCAGGCGCCGCCTCCCACCCCTCCCTGCTGGCCTTCCGGGCCGCACTCCTCGAGGCCGGCGGGATGGTCACGGAGCTGCAGGGCCTCGAGCGTCTCGCCGCGTGAGCGCCTCGGCCGAGCGTCTCCTCCGTCAGGAGGGCGCGCGGGGACGGATCGGCCCTGTAGAACAGTTCTATGACGACGCAGCTCGGCCGCAACGCGCCGAACGGACCCGCCGCGGGCGACCCCACGGAGCCCACTGACCCCACGGACGACGGTGCGCGGGAACCCGGTCCCCGTCGCCGCGGCCGCGGGCTCCTGCGATGGCAGGTCCCAGCCCTGCTCGCCGTGCTCCTGCTGGTGGCCGGGCTCGGGTTCGCCTCCCGCGGGGTGACGGAGCCTCGGGGCACCGACGCCCCCGAGCACGTCTTCAGCGCTGCCCGCGCCACCGCAGCGACCTCGCAGATCGTCGATGAGCCCCACCCTGTCGGCAGCGACGCCAATGCCGAGGCCCACGCGGACCTCGCGGAGCAGCTGGCCGGCCTGGGCTTCGAGACGACCTCTCAGGAGTCCCTCGGGATGCGAGCGGTCGGCGATCAGGGGACGGCCGGGTACACGGACAATCTCCTCGCCACCCGGCCCGGCACCGACCCGACCGGCACGATCGTCCTGGCCACCCACATCGACTCGGTGCCGAACGCGCCGGGCGCCGCCGACGCCGGGGTCGGGCTGAGTGTGATCCTGGAGACCGTCCGGGCGCTCGGTCCCGAGGCGCAGCGCAACGACCTCGTCATCCTCCTGGTCGACGGGGAGGAGCGCGGCCTGCTCGGAGCCCAGGCCCATCTCGACGCGCGCGCCGGGGAGCTGGCCGAGCCCGTGGTGGTGCTGAACCACGAGGCCCGTGGCGTCTCCGGTCGCCCGTTGGTCACCCGCACGAGCGGACCCATGCACGCAGTCCTCGGCTCGATGCCGCACCCCGAGTTCGAGTCGTTCTGCGACGCCCTGTTCGGCATGATGCCCAAC
Encoded here:
- a CDS encoding LysR family transcriptional regulator codes for the protein MLNLHRLFLLHELHRLETMSAVAQTHSMSPSAVSQQLSHLERETKVTLFEQAGRRVVLTDAGARLARRAEEMLGLLESAEGELKDAQGDVGGVLRVASFQTPLIALAPAAISVLEQRHPQLRIELAQREVEGAYEGLLAHRFEVILGEDYPGGQRVVRRGTDREGLLRDPMLLVLPDHGPWSRARTIADLADAPWALDPEGARTGIWERTYLRTAGVEPWVRFDTPDPLLQVHLVRSGHAVAFVPGIIASEHLGGTRPVRLPGDPHRSLYTAARAGAASHPSLLAFRAALLEAGGMVTELQGLERLAA
- a CDS encoding EamA family transporter is translated as MTPILFVLGSCSSLQIGAALATQLFGELGAFGTTTLRLAIAAVILLVIVRPRVRSFTRQQWIAMILFGVVVGGMNGNFYAAIDRIPLGTAVAFEFLGPLTVAAVLSTRRSDLLWVALALAGVSLFGVESLTGAASLDLVGVMFALIAAVFWGLYVLTSARVGRLVPGQDGLAIAMAVGALTVLPLGTEGALVGLMDWRLLALATATAIMASVLPYTLELAALRRLPRHAFGILLSLEPVLALITGVLIIGQDATALRVLAAVLVVGASVGVTLTARSGAPDEPQPIDEEPGWDMPIPTHATVTGEMPVVLPDEDLAGDPHLAGDAGGETSRD
- the era gene encoding GTPase Era → MTDPLTPAGGDDLRPAHRAGFVALVGRPNVGKSTLTNALVGEKVAITSSKPQTTRRAIRGIVTGEDSQIILVDTPGVHRPRTLLGERLNDLVRETLSEVDVVGFCLPADQKIGPGDRFIAQDLAEMRSGRRGPRVVAVVTKTDLVGRDRLAEHLMAVDQLLDVDEIVPISAVTGEQIELLVEVIARQLPESPQLYPDDQLTEESRDDRISELIREAALEGVREELPHSIAVVVEEVVETDPDGDPFAEVAEGEGRLVVRATLFVERDSQKGIIIGRAGARLKEVGSRARAEINQLIGRTVHLDLRVKVAKEWQRDPKQLGRLGF
- the leuA gene encoding 2-isopropylmalate synthase, giving the protein MPTHKYLPFHEQIRVELPDRTWPTRRISRAPRWCAVDLRDGNQALIDPMNSERKLRMFELLVAMGYKEIEVGFPAASTTDFDFVRTLIEEDRIPEDVSIQVLTQSREHLIERTYQSLEGAKRAVVHLYNSTSVVQRDVVFRADEDTVLDIAVQGALLCKKYEETIPDTQITYQYSPESYTGTELEYALRVCNAVIEVIKPTPEDRMIVNLPATVEMATPNVYADSIEWMHRHLDRREAIVLSLHPHNDRGTGVAAAELGYLAGADRIEGCLFGNGERTGNVDLVTLGLNLFTQGIDPQIDFSDLDEVRRTVEHCNQMPVPERSPYGGDLVFTAFSGSHQDAIKKGLERMQGDAETRGVDVDDLVWRVPYLPVDPKDLGRSYEAVIRVNSQSGKGGMAYLLRTEHGLDLPRRLQIEFSGIVQQRTDSDGGEVSPDSLWEAFTDEYLPATEESKRWGRFAITSIHQESTGEGADRITVVLVVGGEEHEVTGIGNGPLDGFVKALAERKIDVRILDYAEHALTEGDDSLAASYIECEIGDRIFWGVGVDGSITRASLEAIISALNREQRAQQR